In one window of Henckelia pumila isolate YLH828 chromosome 1, ASM3356847v2, whole genome shotgun sequence DNA:
- the LOC140870470 gene encoding secreted RxLR effector protein 161-like — MVDKERYQCLVGRLIYLSHTRPDIAFAVSTVSQFMHSPKQEHLDDVYSILRYLKGKPGKRIMFEDKGHLQVEVFTDADWTGSVTDRRSTSGYCTFVGGNLVTCRSKKQNVVARSSAEAEFRALAHDICEVLWIKQLLAELKTPVLLPIKVFFCDNKAAIAIAHNLVLHDRTKHVEVDKHFIKEKIENGLIIMPYIPTSEQVADILKKRPTKEAIRQVSKQAGCERYLSFSLKGSVENHVQSQGNHILNL, encoded by the coding sequence ATGGTTGATAAAGAAAGGTACCAATGCCTAGTTGGGAGGTTGATCTATCTCTCCCATACACGTCCTGATATCGCGTTCGCGGTAAGCACGGTGAGTCAATTTATGCACTCACCTAAGCAAGAGCATCTTGATGATGTATACAGTATATTAAGATACTTAAAGGGGAAACCGGGAAAAAGAATTATGTTCGAAGATAAAGGACATCTCCAAGTTGAAGTGTTCACTGATGCAGATTGGACAGGGAGTGTAACCGATAGAAGATCAACTTCGGGATATTGTACCTTTGTTGGAGGAAATCTTGTAACTTGCCGCAGTAAAAAACAGAATGTGGTGGCCAGAAGTAGCGCTGAAGCTGAGTTTAGAGCATTAGCTCATGATATTTGTGAAGTTTTATGGATCAAACAGTTGCTTGCAGAGCTTAAGACTCCTGTTCTACTGCCCATTAAGGTTTTTTTTTGTGACAACAAAGCAGCGATAGCAATCGCACACAATCTGGTCCTCCATGATAGAACCAAACATGTTGAAGTTGACAAACATTTTATCAAGGAAAAGATAGAAAATGGACTCATTATCATGCCATATATTCCTACATCTGAACAAGTAGCGGATATTCTTAAAAAAAGACCTACAAAAGAAGCAATTCGACAGGTTAGTAAGCAAGCTGGCTGTGAACGATATCTTTCTTTCAGCTTGAAGGGGAGTGTTGAGAATCACGTTCAAAGTCAAGGAAATCACATTCTAAATCTTtag